The Candidatus Nitrosymbiomonas proteolyticus genome has a segment encoding these proteins:
- a CDS encoding hypothetical conserved protein, translating into MKLATSTWDEVEAFDREAVVVIPTGSLEQHGRHLPLFTDSLLVTAVAEAAEVALPGEILLTPTLWLGASGHHLAFPGSLSNSFEAYMGAIESVIASLSRHEFRKFYVLNGHGGNTDANSMILRKVKERSRNLTVGHSGYFAFIGEVAAQVLKGPLKEIRHSCEAEVSLMMHLHPDLVRSERIRDDGLSPTPPLKGVIHFFDEMTEQGSLGYATYAEPATGKALFEAAVAGVVQELHTLYEGYVLEGIEALTPKNG; encoded by the coding sequence ATGAAGCTCGCGACTTCCACGTGGGACGAGGTCGAGGCGTTCGACCGCGAAGCCGTGGTGGTGATTCCGACAGGGTCCCTCGAACAGCACGGGCGCCATTTGCCGCTGTTTACCGACTCGCTCTTAGTCACCGCTGTCGCAGAAGCGGCCGAAGTCGCGCTACCCGGCGAGATTCTGCTGACTCCCACGCTGTGGCTGGGCGCTTCGGGGCATCACCTCGCGTTTCCGGGGTCCCTCAGCAACTCGTTCGAAGCCTACATGGGCGCAATCGAGTCGGTGATCGCCTCGCTCTCGCGCCACGAGTTTCGCAAGTTCTATGTTCTCAACGGCCATGGGGGGAATACGGACGCCAACAGCATGATTCTTCGGAAGGTCAAGGAGCGCAGCAGGAACCTCACGGTGGGCCACAGCGGGTACTTCGCCTTCATCGGAGAGGTCGCCGCTCAGGTGTTAAAGGGGCCGCTCAAGGAGATTCGGCACTCTTGCGAAGCTGAGGTCAGCCTGATGATGCACCTGCATCCCGACCTCGTTCGCAGCGAGCGCATCCGCGACGATGGGCTCTCGCCGACGCCCCCGCTCAAGGGCGTCATCCACTTTTTCGACGAGATGACCGAACAGGGATCGTTGGGATACGCCACCTACGCCGAGCCAGCGACGGGGAAGGCTCTCTTTGAAGCGGCGGTCGCAGGGGTCGTTCAAGAACTCCACACCCTTTATGAGGGCTACGTCTTGGAGGGAATCGAAGCCCTCACTCCAAAAAACGGATAG
- a CDS encoding GTPase HflX, whose translation MAKGTLASTTEPAERCVLVFINDDESEDEVVEAELEGLCEASGAEVVGSLRQRLNRPVASTFIGKGKVEELTVLAKETGADVAIVDGELNAVQTRNLSEALECRVVDRTQLILDIFARRAHTREGLLQVELAQLTYLLPKLMTLYTKFERQKGGIGLRGPGEQKLESDRRLVRERISKLKSELEDVRRVREQQRVGRRKFPFPFASLVGYTSAGKSTLMNRLAGTELLADAMPFATLDPTTRKIDLPEGYSLFLTDTVGFIRNLPTHLIAAFRATLEEVAFADLVIHVVDVSHPGWEMQADTVVETLEELGAADKPILTVFNKIDQLPDRSALRALIAEWPNSVAISALRGEGMADFLDHVLSNVRALLKPISVLIPYSEAHFVQECYDFGRVHQVDYAEEGIKVMAEVVSDLAERLKRYAR comes from the coding sequence ATGGCGAAGGGCACGCTCGCATCGACCACGGAACCGGCGGAGCGTTGCGTATTGGTCTTCATCAACGACGACGAGTCCGAAGACGAGGTCGTGGAGGCCGAACTCGAGGGCCTTTGCGAGGCTTCAGGGGCTGAAGTCGTTGGGAGTCTCAGGCAAAGGCTGAACCGCCCCGTCGCATCGACCTTCATTGGGAAGGGCAAGGTCGAAGAACTCACGGTTCTCGCCAAGGAAACAGGCGCAGACGTCGCGATCGTCGACGGCGAACTGAACGCCGTCCAAACCCGAAACCTCTCCGAGGCGCTCGAGTGCAGGGTCGTCGATCGAACCCAGCTCATCCTCGACATCTTTGCCCGGAGGGCGCACACGAGAGAGGGCCTATTGCAGGTCGAACTTGCTCAACTGACCTATCTCCTGCCGAAACTCATGACCCTGTACACGAAGTTCGAACGGCAGAAGGGAGGGATCGGTCTGCGCGGTCCTGGCGAACAAAAGCTCGAATCAGACCGAAGGCTGGTCCGAGAACGGATTTCAAAGCTGAAGTCAGAGCTTGAGGACGTCCGGCGGGTGCGCGAGCAACAGCGGGTGGGCAGGCGGAAGTTCCCGTTTCCGTTCGCTTCCCTCGTCGGCTACACGAGCGCGGGAAAATCCACTCTTATGAACCGGCTTGCGGGAACGGAACTGCTAGCTGACGCAATGCCCTTCGCCACTCTCGATCCAACGACTCGAAAGATCGACTTGCCCGAAGGGTACAGCTTGTTCTTGACCGATACGGTAGGGTTCATTCGAAACCTCCCCACTCACTTGATCGCGGCTTTCCGCGCGACGCTCGAAGAGGTCGCTTTTGCTGATCTCGTGATCCATGTCGTGGACGTCTCGCACCCCGGATGGGAAATGCAGGCGGACACCGTCGTTGAGACCCTGGAGGAACTCGGCGCTGCGGACAAGCCGATCCTCACCGTATTCAACAAGATCGACCAACTTCCCGACCGGTCGGCACTTCGCGCATTGATCGCGGAATGGCCAAACTCCGTCGCGATCAGCGCGCTGCGGGGCGAGGGAATGGCGGATTTCCTCGACCATGTTCTCTCGAACGTTCGCGCCTTGCTCAAGCCGATTTCGGTTCTGATCCCCTACTCTGAGGCTCATTTCGTGCAGGAGTGCTACGACTTCGGGCGGGTTCACCAAGTGGACTACGCCGAAGAAGGGATCAAGGTCATGGCTGAGGTCGTGTCGGACCTTGCCGAGCGGCTGAAGCGCTACGCGAGGTGA